One stretch of Gopherus flavomarginatus isolate rGopFla2 chromosome 2, rGopFla2.mat.asm, whole genome shotgun sequence DNA includes these proteins:
- the ZNF804B gene encoding zinc finger protein 804B, which produces MACYLVISSRHLSNGHYRGIKGVFRGPLCKKGAHSSGYAEKEKATAKGLEDVKANFYCELCDKQYHKHQEFDNHINSYDHAHKQRLKDLKQREFARNVASKSWKDEKKQEKALKRLHQLAELRKQSECITGSRPVFKAPRLVVEKQQLQEGIFIDKNGRITAGTKSVVLCDGQSRSRSMLEKQQVLTLSRHQSHTERPCSLGNQASQAFSDGTNISHRIGVSFSFSKKAQLKLESSASVFNENTEEAYDGSESPNHKTKQTPEGCQSCTVLGGDTKASVDRGLNILQGQMDIIASSNTAAKTKTVKENEINSDKELEEIVNAHPSFCKTKMQLSNLDLTGSVRETEQEVELNETEKLLETLISPPSQTTNLCTQQNPYKHSDTMLSDLLTEFPPQHPAEQGYASELHYNPKVVKTETFFESSGTVNGNTEMLPNETLVNEMKPKALPFLHVLSKDGSTALQWPTELLLFTKTAPCISYGCNPLYFDFRLSLNHRVNHRDRNEHETDTERCSEPSTNMNADENETSGLIEDKQMSTEQDNQSLKPKKVKVSKIHNKAQQKADSDTEKEMNGSGQKYISHYLNENIPKVPAFLDVSQKDYTRERSLHARTPRRSLKHHLHSCERRTHSGGNESISFLPCVSRTKKHKTAKCDLSYSEEIHENQNNCKSIQNWPGCSSDVSDSGKDSIESFLSYKSSSQSRYSANEGCGGYTRYWRFSSSQKSSSDRHSSYSDTSISSTPSYVSSSSSHRSSDHSRSHLLFCCKRKNKTVERHRRKHRKHNCISSSDDADEDYLFYSKSQRTRNCTQRDTIKYQRHSRRRDLHHRDRSKQSRNTHRHSGRKYRRNRRYHSSKSSSTRHSRSSGRSSSCRRSTASSSGSFSKETVYYLTKSKEETECYYSTEPGKTESTHFDSQNVNCQSKKCHVGSSENSAKDTMEDRTSLTARLLLERVQSKKNQEQAHSSEGFSNYCVMELEDHSQSHFASKFPSSVGDTAILPMPEKALNISKKVLTNDETSSLESSAKKDNFEASQTNNVTRTTVTNYDNCLFKDIIQIGIGYQAPSIKRNTAIKEQSNLLISEVQPFMQSCDLVPNDFTGAFPSNRYSVVNSAETKEEVHDVSMNLHQVEGNVNTYCDSAMHKCDETENELEMYRKSISPPLTQQPITFSPDEIDKYRLLQLQAQQHMQRQLLAKHLKVLPATGPSAFSATPAVHSVPSQHHASVTTIHRTLLQRFAVSTSVHPHSSHLSLTNMHPLSESYFTPITLSPLAPTIIPSHPTLLTGRPLHLLSTTPIHPSYLTLPSLQHTAFIPTLFTPHLNAAAALHLNPLMHPLFQGQDLHHHSCSS; this is translated from the exons CGACtgaaagatttaaaacaaagggaaTTTGCTCGAAATGTGGCTTCAAAGTCATGGAAAGATGAGAAGAAACAGGAAAAAGCACTCAAGCGGCTCCACCAGCTTGCTGAATTACGGAAGCAGTCTGAATG CATCACAGGCAGCAGACCAGTGTTTAAAGCTCCCAGGCTGGTGGTGGAAAAGCAACAACTGCAAGAAGGAATTTTCATCGATAAAAATGGCAGAATCACAGCAGGTACCAAGAGTGTGGTTCTTTGTGACGGACAAAGTCGCTCCAGAAGCATGTTAGAGAAACAACAGGTGCTTACACTAAGCAGGCACCAATCACATACTGAGAGACCCTGTTCGCTTGGAAATCAAGCCTCACAAGCATTCTCAGATGGCACCAATATTAGTCACAGGATAggagtttctttttctttctctaaaaAAGCCCAATTAAAGTTAGAGTCATCAGCATCAGTTTTCAATGAGAACACTGAAGAAGCATATGATGGTAGTGAATCACCTaaccataaaacaaaacaaactcctgAGGGCTGTCAGTCTTGCACAGTTTTGGGTGGGGATACAAAAGCAAGTGTGGATAGAGGATTAAATATCCTACAAGGTCAAATGGATATCATTGCATCAAGCAATACAGCAGCAAAAACtaaaacagtaaaagaaaatgAGATAAACAGCGATAAAGAGTTAGAAGAAATTGTCAACGCTCATCCTTCATTCTGCAAAACCAAAATGCAGCTTTCAAATTTGGATTTGACTGGTTCAGTTAGAGAAACAGAACAAGAAGTTGAGTTGAATGAGACTGAGAAATTGTTGGAAACTCTCATTTCACCTCCAAGCCAAACTACTAATCTTTGTACCCAGCAGAACCCTTACAAGCACAGTGATACCATGCTAAGTGACCTCTTAACGGAGTTCCCACCACAACACCCAGCTGAGCAGGGATATGCAAGTGAGCTGCATTACAATCCCAAGGTGGTCAAGACAGAGACATTTTTTGAGAGTTCAGGAACTGTGAATGGAAACACAGAAATGCTACCAAATGAGACATTGGTTAATGAGATGAAGCCCAAAGCATTGCCGTTTCTTCATGTCCTGAGCAAAGATGGCAGCACTGCGCTTCAGTGGCCCACGGAACTTCTTTTGTTTACAAAAACTGCACCCTGTATCTCCTATGGCTGTAATCCATTATATTTTGACTTTCGACTTTCTCTAAACCACAGAGTAAACCACAGAGATCGTAACGAGCATGAAACAGACACAGAAAGGTGTAGTGAGCCCTCTACAAATATGAATGCAGATGAAAATGAAACCTCAGGTTTAATAGAAGACAAGCAGATGTCAACGGAACAAGATAATCAGTCACTGAAACCAAAGAAGGTGAAAGTTTCCAAAATCCATAACAAGGCCCAGCAAAAAGCTGATTCagacacagagaaagaaatgaatgGAAGTGGTCAAAAGTACATTTCACATTATTTGAATGAAAACATACCCAAAGTGCCTGCTTTCCTTGATGTCTCACAAAAGGATTATACAAGAGAAAGAAGTCTCCATGCCAGAACACCTAGGAGATCTTTAAAGCACCATTTGCATAGCTGTGAAAGAAGAACACACAGTGGTGGAAATGAAAGCATTTCCTTTTTGCCTTGTGTGTCTAGGACTAAAAAGCATAAAACTGCAAAATGTGATTTAAGTTATTCTGAAGAAATACatgaaaaccaaaacaactgCAAATCCATTCAAAACTGGCCTGGATGCAGCAGTGATGTAAGTGACAGTGGAAAAGATTCTATTGAAAGTTTCCTTAGTTATAAATCAAGTTCTCAAAGCAGGTATTCAGCAAATGAAGGGTGTGGAGGTTATACAAGATACTGGAGATTCTCATCCTCCCAAAAGTCATCCTCTGACAGACATTCTAGCTATTCTGACACTTCCATTAGCAGTACACCTAGCTATGTAAGTAGCTCCTCTAGCCACAGATCAAGCGATCACAGCAGAAGTCACTTGCTCTTTTgttgtaaaagaaaaaacaagacagTTGAAAGGCACAGACGTAAACACAGAAAGCACAACTGTATTTCCTCTTCTGATGATGCAGATGAGGATTACCTTTTCTACAGTAAAAGTCAAAGAACTAGAAACTGTACACAGAGGGATACAATTAAATATCAAAGACATTCAAGACGTAGAGATTTACACCATAGAGACAGATCAAAGCAAAGCAGAAATACACACCGACATTCTGGCAGAAAATACAGAAGAAATAGAAGATACCACAGCTCCAAAAGTTCTTCCACCAGACATTCAAGAAGCAGTGGAAGATCATCTAGTTGCAGAAGATCAACAGCCAGTAGTTCAGGATCCTTCTCAAAAGAAACAGTATATTATTTGACCAAAAGCAAGGAAGAGACAGAATGCTATTACAGCACCGAACCAGGAAAAACAGAATCTACACATTTTGACTCACAGAATGTGAATTGTCAGTCAAAAAAATGTCATGTTGGCTCTTCCGAAAACTCAGCAAAAGACACAATGGAAGACAGAACATCATTGACAGCCAGGCTACTTTTAGAAAGAGTGCAATCCAAGAAAAACCAAGAACAAGCACACAGTTCAGAGGGATTTTCAAACTATTGTGTGATGGAATTGGAGGATCACTCACAAAGTCACTTTGCTAGTAAATTTCCATCATCAGTAGGTGACACAGCAATATTACCTATGCCTGAAAAAGCCCTAAATATAAGTAAAAAAGTTTTAACGAATGATGAAACCAGTTCATTAGAAAGCAGTGCAAAGAAAGACAATTTTGAAGCTTCACAGACAAATAATGTTACTCGTACAACAGTCACTAATTATGATAATTGTCTTTTTAAAGACATAATTCAAATAGGAATAGGCTATCAGGCTCCCAGCATAAAAAGGAACACAGCAATAAAGGAACAATCAAATCTCTTAATTAGTGAAGTACAACCTTTTATGCAAAGCTGTGACCTGGTACCAAATGATTTCACTGGTGCTTTTCCTTCTAATAGATATTCTGTTGTTAATTCAGCAGAGACCAAAGAAGAAGTACATGATGTAAGCATGAACTTGCATCAAGTGGAAGGGAATGTAAACACTTATTGTGACAGTGCTATGCATAAGTGTGATGAAACAGAAAATGAGCTAGAAATGTACAGGAaatccatctcccctcctttaACTCAACAGCCTATCACATTTTCACCTGATGAAATAGACAAGTACAGGTTACTTCAGCTGCAAGCCCAGCAGCATATGCAGAGACAACTCCTGGCAAAGCACCTTAAAGTTTTGCCTGCCACAGGACCGTCTGCCTTCTCTGCAACACCAGCAGTTCATTCTGTTCCCAGTCAGCATCATGCTTCTGTCACCACAATCCACCGTACCCTTCTGCAACGCTTTGCGGTCTCCACTTCTGTACATCCCCATAGCAGCCATCTTTCCTTGACCAACATGCACCCACTCTCTGAATCATATTTCACTCCCATAACACTTTCCCCATTAGCTccaaccatcattccttcccacCCTACTCTATTGACAGGACGCCCACTGCATTTGCTCTCCACCACACCCATTCACCCTTCCTATCTGACCCTCCCATCATTGCAACATACTGCATTTATCCCTACTTTATTCACTCCACACCTGAATGCAGCTGCAGCCCTACATCTGAATCCTTTAATGCATCCATTGTTCCAAGGGCAAGATCTTCATCACCATTCTTGCTCTAGCTAG